A DNA window from Paenibacillus andongensis contains the following coding sequences:
- a CDS encoding cystathionine gamma-synthase family protein, whose product MQEKMDNKARIGTQAVWAGEKDYRVFGGTQVPVVLSVAYDYNDVDEWYDVAMGLKQGYTYNRMSNPTVRALEEKVRLLEGAEAAIAFSSGMAAISSTLYTFLRPGDRVVSVKDTYGGTNKIFTEFLPNMNVEVNLCNTGDHEEIEAEIAKGCKVLYLESPTNPTLKITDIQRLAKAAKAVGALVLIDNTFATPINQNPLRLGVDIVIHSATKFLSGHADVLGGVVCGSSELMDKVYHYREINGAALDPLAAYLIIRGMKTLHLRVRQQAQSAMAIAKYLQKQPLVEVVNYPGLESHPNHDIAKRQMSGFGGILSVVLKGGMEAIKLLLPMLQYANRAGNLGAVETIYGPARTTSHVECTLEERQALGISEGLLRISVGIEDTDDLIADLAQAIAYVETQMPVSLNHK is encoded by the coding sequence ATGCAGGAGAAAATGGATAATAAAGCACGAATTGGTACGCAAGCTGTATGGGCGGGAGAAAAAGATTATCGAGTGTTCGGTGGGACACAGGTTCCCGTGGTACTTAGCGTTGCTTACGATTATAACGATGTGGATGAATGGTACGATGTTGCGATGGGCCTCAAACAGGGCTATACCTACAATCGGATGTCGAACCCTACGGTTCGGGCGTTGGAAGAGAAGGTTAGGTTGCTCGAAGGGGCTGAAGCGGCTATCGCTTTTTCTTCCGGAATGGCAGCGATCAGCAGCACCTTGTACACGTTCCTGAGACCGGGGGATCGGGTTGTATCGGTTAAAGACACGTATGGCGGCACGAACAAAATTTTCACAGAGTTTCTGCCTAACATGAATGTCGAGGTTAATCTTTGTAACACGGGTGATCATGAGGAAATTGAAGCTGAAATCGCCAAGGGTTGTAAAGTGCTTTACTTGGAATCGCCAACGAATCCGACGTTGAAGATTACAGATATTCAGCGTTTGGCCAAAGCGGCTAAAGCAGTCGGAGCTCTTGTATTGATTGATAATACGTTTGCTACGCCGATCAATCAAAATCCGCTTCGTCTGGGCGTCGATATCGTGATCCACAGCGCGACGAAATTTTTAAGCGGTCATGCTGATGTGCTGGGCGGTGTTGTATGCGGCTCCTCGGAACTGATGGATAAAGTGTACCATTATCGCGAGATTAATGGCGCAGCGCTCGATCCTTTGGCGGCGTACCTGATTATCCGAGGCATGAAAACTCTTCATCTTCGTGTTCGTCAGCAGGCGCAAAGCGCGATGGCGATAGCGAAATATTTGCAAAAGCAGCCGCTTGTTGAAGTCGTTAATTACCCAGGACTCGAATCGCATCCTAATCACGACATAGCGAAACGGCAAATGAGCGGATTCGGTGGCATTTTAAGTGTTGTGCTAAAAGGCGGCATGGAAGCGATCAAGCTCTTGCTCCCCATGCTGCAATATGCGAACAGAGCGGGGAACTTGGGAGCTGTTGAAACGATATATGGACCTGCAAGAACGACAAGTCATGTTGAGTGCACGCTAGAAGAGCGCCAAGCACTTGGAATTTCCGAAGGGCTGCTTCGCATCTCGGTTGGAATTGAAGACACGGATGATTTGATTGCTGATTTGGCTCAGGCTATAGCCTACGTGGAAACACAAATGCCTGTAAGCCTTAATCATAAATAA
- a CDS encoding GntR family transcriptional regulator produces MTINKYQSLKDHVYNYIAEKIQNGSLLPNQKLNEASICQKLGVSRTPVREALIQLASENLLENIPRRGFIVKEMETKNKLDVFQIVGALDALAASLSVAFVSNEDISEMTRLADKIDISIQEQNYTDYQLYQNDFHNVYLLKCNNSTLIDLLKSLQHSFIRQIYLSEDKQKLFTVLAQMNEEHRQIIQYFKAKDAQGLEAFIKNVHWKINYTDMI; encoded by the coding sequence ATGACCATTAACAAATACCAATCCTTAAAAGATCATGTGTACAATTATATAGCTGAAAAGATTCAGAACGGCTCACTGCTCCCCAATCAGAAATTAAATGAAGCCTCCATCTGCCAAAAACTTGGTGTAAGCCGCACCCCTGTCCGAGAAGCTTTGATCCAGCTAGCCTCCGAAAACCTGCTGGAGAATATTCCGCGCAGAGGATTTATTGTGAAAGAGATGGAAACCAAAAATAAGCTGGACGTCTTTCAGATTGTCGGTGCACTCGACGCTTTAGCTGCCTCTTTATCCGTGGCCTTCGTTTCAAATGAAGACATCTCAGAGATGACACGACTCGCTGATAAAATCGACATTTCCATACAAGAGCAAAATTATACTGACTACCAGCTCTATCAAAACGATTTTCATAACGTGTACTTGCTAAAATGCAACAACAGCACACTGATCGATTTGCTCAAATCTTTGCAGCACAGCTTCATCAGGCAAATTTACTTAAGTGAGGACAAGCAAAAATTATTTACTGTCCTGGCCCAAATGAATGAAGAGCACAGACAAATTATCCAATACTTCAAAGCGAAAGATGCTCAAGGCCTGGAAGCATTTATCAAGAACGTCCATTGGAAAATCAATTACACGGATATGATCTAA
- a CDS encoding ArsR/SmtB family transcription factor: MLAVLKSLSNETRLNILCWLREPEKMNENLPSIIKEEFPGGVCVGSIQEKSGLAQSVISSYLSSMQKTGLLESRRYGQWTYYRRNEEAIAAFLENFAAGLQTKKE; the protein is encoded by the coding sequence ATGCTTGCGGTGCTGAAGTCTCTGTCTAATGAGACTCGTCTCAACATCCTTTGCTGGCTGCGGGAGCCCGAAAAGATGAACGAGAATCTGCCGAGCATTATCAAAGAGGAGTTCCCTGGAGGTGTCTGCGTGGGAAGCATTCAGGAAAAATCCGGTTTGGCGCAGTCGGTCATCTCCTCGTACCTTTCCTCCATGCAGAAAACCGGACTGCTGGAGTCCCGACGCTATGGCCAATGGACCTATTACAGGCGCAACGAAGAAGCGATCGCCGCCTTTTTGGAGAACTTCGCAGCCGGGCTGCAGACCAAGAAGGAGTAG
- a CDS encoding NADH:flavin oxidoreductase gives MTISKTAAALFKPFEDGRLKLENRIVMAPMTRTFSPTGVPGPNVAGYYRRRAENAVGLIITEGTIINHPAAAADHGVPHFYGEEALEGWARVVREVHEAGGKIAPQIWHTGTARDRKKFPDSNVDPIGPSGLSLTGELVSEPLSVEEIHSLVQAYAQAAADAKRIGFDAVEIHGAHGYLIDQFFWDVTNKRTDEYGGDLVGRTRFAVEIIEAVRAAVGPDFPIIFRYSQWKPVNYGAKLAANPEDLERFLAPLSAAGVDIFHASTRRFWEPEFEGSDLNLAGWTRKLTGKPAITVGSVGLDSDFTSLFEEGKGGQAAGIDNLIERMDRGEFDLVAVGRALLTDPAWAAKIRDDRTDELQPFTREALATLS, from the coding sequence ATGACCATATCCAAAACAGCAGCGGCTCTGTTCAAGCCTTTTGAAGACGGCCGACTGAAGCTTGAAAATCGTATTGTCATGGCCCCGATGACCCGCACCTTTTCGCCAACAGGCGTTCCAGGTCCCAACGTGGCCGGATATTACCGCCGGAGAGCGGAAAACGCCGTCGGCCTCATCATCACTGAAGGAACAATCATTAACCATCCGGCTGCGGCTGCCGACCACGGGGTGCCGCATTTTTACGGGGAGGAAGCTCTGGAAGGATGGGCGCGTGTCGTACGCGAAGTGCATGAAGCCGGCGGCAAAATCGCTCCACAGATCTGGCATACCGGCACGGCCCGCGATAGGAAGAAATTCCCGGATTCGAATGTCGACCCGATCGGACCGTCGGGCCTTAGCCTGACCGGAGAGCTCGTATCCGAGCCGCTATCGGTCGAGGAGATTCACAGTCTCGTACAGGCCTATGCCCAGGCCGCAGCTGATGCGAAGCGAATCGGCTTTGATGCGGTGGAGATTCACGGCGCCCACGGCTACCTCATTGACCAGTTTTTCTGGGACGTCACCAACAAGCGCACGGATGAGTATGGCGGTGACCTGGTTGGTCGCACCAGATTCGCGGTGGAGATTATCGAGGCGGTGCGAGCCGCGGTCGGCCCCGACTTCCCGATTATCTTCCGCTACTCCCAATGGAAACCGGTTAATTACGGCGCCAAGCTGGCAGCGAATCCAGAAGATCTGGAGCGCTTCCTCGCACCGCTATCTGCGGCAGGCGTCGATATCTTCCATGCCTCCACGCGGCGCTTCTGGGAGCCTGAGTTCGAGGGATCAGACCTCAACCTTGCGGGCTGGACGCGCAAACTGACCGGGAAGCCGGCTATTACCGTCGGCTCCGTCGGCCTTGACTCCGATTTCACCAGCCTGTTCGAGGAGGGTAAGGGCGGTCAGGCCGCAGGCATCGACAACCTGATCGAGCGTATGGATCGCGGAGAATTCGACCTCGTCGCCGTTGGTCGCGCGCTGCTGACTGACCCAGCCTGGGCGGCCAAGATCCGCGATGACCGCACCGATGAGCTGCAACCGTTCACGCGGGAGGCACTTGCCACACTGAGCTGA
- a CDS encoding GerAB/ArcD/ProY family transporter has product MQSSGKISGNQLSLLFFTFIVSTLILSVPGIMVSFAKQNAWLSIFPASLTGVVNIWVLTTLSKRYPGQSIIQYTVKICGNWAGKIFGFYLTYYLFFFISSTVNEHAGFLNTILLMNTPPLALMVSMLFLCCLAVLAGVEAIARCNEVIVLIIIVLLIPIFVFSIREIELGRLTPFLADGLFPVLKGAVVPSAWMSQFFFLGWFLPYLNEKPQNVRMNLLSAMGGVVLLIMAIDIVTIMMFGPITPRLKFAFLKVIQYIGVIGPVERLEAIAIAIWILGIFTKISMLLYMFSLSVSQLFGTSNYRKTVVPVTLLSAVGSVWIFKNDAEFQAWITFAYPVLALFTQSLLPLILLIIDTLKIKAAKLWR; this is encoded by the coding sequence GTGCAATCCAGCGGGAAAATATCCGGAAATCAGTTAAGCTTACTTTTTTTCACCTTTATTGTTTCTACGCTCATTTTATCCGTACCCGGAATTATGGTATCTTTCGCCAAGCAGAATGCCTGGTTGTCTATTTTTCCAGCTTCGCTTACGGGAGTCGTGAACATCTGGGTACTAACCACTCTGTCCAAACGTTATCCCGGTCAATCGATCATTCAGTATACTGTCAAGATTTGTGGGAACTGGGCGGGCAAAATTTTTGGATTTTATTTGACTTATTATTTGTTTTTCTTTATTTCCAGCACTGTAAACGAACATGCCGGGTTTCTTAACACCATCCTCCTGATGAATACTCCCCCATTGGCATTGATGGTCTCCATGTTGTTTTTGTGCTGCCTGGCCGTACTGGCAGGAGTCGAAGCTATTGCCAGGTGCAATGAAGTGATTGTTCTCATTATCATCGTCCTGCTGATCCCGATCTTCGTTTTTTCTATCCGGGAGATTGAACTGGGTCGCTTGACCCCGTTTTTAGCAGATGGACTATTTCCGGTACTTAAGGGTGCAGTGGTTCCGTCCGCTTGGATGAGCCAGTTCTTTTTTTTGGGATGGTTCCTCCCGTATTTAAACGAAAAGCCGCAAAATGTCCGAATGAATTTGTTATCGGCAATGGGAGGAGTTGTCCTGTTAATCATGGCTATCGACATCGTTACCATTATGATGTTCGGTCCGATAACGCCCCGTTTGAAGTTCGCTTTTTTGAAAGTCATCCAATATATCGGTGTTATCGGTCCCGTGGAAAGGCTGGAAGCCATTGCTATTGCCATATGGATTCTTGGGATTTTCACCAAGATCTCGATGCTGCTCTATATGTTTTCTTTAAGTGTAAGTCAGTTGTTCGGTACGTCAAATTATCGGAAAACCGTTGTTCCGGTAACTCTGTTATCTGCTGTCGGTTCCGTCTGGATTTTTAAAAATGACGCTGAATTTCAAGCCTGGATTACGTTCGCCTATCCCGTATTGGCACTCTTTACGCAAAGCTTGCTCCCATTGATCCTGCTTATCATTGATACTCTCAAAATAAAAGCCGCAAAGTTATGGAGATAA
- a CDS encoding Ger(x)C family spore germination protein gives MKRWLRIGILLIPLAITGCWDRMEINDIGLVMGTGIDLMEDGNIRATLQISVPAPSSQTTGGTSKEGDRFFLISEVGKNAFDLDQKLQQKMSRTLFFSHRSVILIGESLAKHGINDILDSFSRHPRNRLKTYVFVVKGMKAGDLLQIRYPYELAPAEALKEMQIMRGEGISTTLRDFLIESASEGIYPAVGVLEPTQFFSSSQNNKDELFRMKGTAIFKSSALVGFLDNAETHAFLWFKKNKKTDKIVADLPEGKGNVGYFLTSSDVIIKPDIVGNQLKFKVDIKGKGDLLENNSRLDVGKTNNQNLIKKALENQVEHDMKVFLHKIQTQYKTDIVGFGQQLQRINPQKWRTVEEQWDQYFAKAEISVSVKLNINNTGVVGPSLQLKEKEIMK, from the coding sequence TTGAAGCGATGGTTACGAATCGGGATTTTATTGATTCCACTGGCCATTACGGGCTGTTGGGATCGCATGGAAATCAATGATATCGGTTTGGTTATGGGAACGGGAATCGACTTGATGGAAGACGGAAACATAAGAGCAACACTTCAGATTTCCGTACCTGCCCCGTCCTCACAAACTACAGGGGGAACCTCAAAAGAAGGGGACAGGTTCTTTCTGATTTCGGAGGTTGGAAAAAATGCGTTTGATCTTGACCAAAAGCTTCAGCAAAAAATGTCCAGAACGCTATTTTTTTCGCATCGCAGCGTTATCCTAATCGGTGAATCTTTGGCTAAGCATGGAATTAACGACATTCTGGACTCTTTCAGCCGTCATCCGCGGAACCGGCTGAAAACATATGTATTTGTCGTCAAAGGAATGAAAGCTGGGGATCTGCTGCAAATCCGTTACCCCTATGAATTGGCTCCCGCCGAAGCTTTGAAAGAAATGCAAATCATGCGGGGAGAAGGAATATCCACGACGTTGAGGGATTTCTTGATAGAATCGGCGAGCGAGGGAATATATCCGGCGGTCGGGGTTTTGGAGCCGACTCAATTTTTTAGTTCGTCGCAAAACAACAAGGACGAACTATTTCGTATGAAAGGTACGGCAATTTTCAAATCGTCTGCATTGGTCGGCTTTTTGGATAATGCGGAAACCCACGCTTTTCTCTGGTTCAAGAAAAACAAGAAGACGGATAAAATCGTTGCCGATCTGCCTGAAGGAAAGGGGAATGTTGGTTATTTTCTAACGAGCAGCGACGTCATTATCAAACCGGATATAGTAGGAAATCAACTTAAATTTAAAGTCGATATCAAAGGAAAGGGAGACCTGCTTGAAAACAATTCTCGGCTCGACGTAGGCAAAACGAACAATCAAAATCTTATCAAAAAGGCGTTGGAAAATCAGGTTGAACATGATATGAAGGTGTTCTTGCATAAAATACAAACTCAATACAAAACAGATATTGTAGGCTTCGGCCAGCAATTGCAAAGAATAAATCCTCAAAAATGGCGTACCGTAGAGGAACAATGGGATCAATATTTTGCAAAAGCTGAAATTTCCGTGTCCGTGAAACTTAACATCAACAATACGGGAGTTGTTGGACCTTCCTTACAATTGAAAGAAAAGGAGATTATGAAGTGA
- a CDS encoding spore germination protein encodes MTTWLRKWLVSNPPIMDERVNNTLGKEAVTSNIEQSEAFVKQMFQKCSDLVCHKIHAVDGKAKRLIVYLETITDEKKVSDLVLKPYEVAEETVTMNSESFPVGKSVTSSNWAEIVKLLLRGYAVVFTADEASAVCLTVNSTVHRSIEEPSSEPVIRGPKEGFIERQSVNVGLLRNYIRSSRLKIETFTVGEMTETNVLVTYIEGIADESVVDQVRDKIASIRIDGVLESGYIEALIQDDPFPLFPTVQITERPDVVAGGLLEGRVAILVDNTPFVLIVPVTFWNGMQASEDYYLRFPMATFIRWIRFVFMFIAIFAPSFFVAVTTYHQEMIPTSLLLSIASAREPVPLPIMIEVMLMEIMFEALREAGIRLPRTIGQTVSIVGALVIGQAAVQAGTISAPTVIVVSTTGIAAFVIPRFNFANGIRLLRFPIIFLAGSLGLYGIALGFLGILLHVVHLKSFGVPYFTPLAPFSLRAIKDVLFRFPRKNDVGISVPSYERATKAPQREGGE; translated from the coding sequence GTGACGACATGGTTACGGAAATGGTTAGTGAGCAATCCACCCATTATGGATGAAAGAGTTAATAATACTCTCGGCAAGGAAGCTGTGACGTCCAATATCGAACAAAGCGAAGCCTTTGTGAAACAAATGTTTCAAAAATGCTCGGATTTGGTTTGCCATAAAATTCATGCGGTTGACGGTAAAGCCAAGCGATTAATTGTCTATCTTGAAACGATAACTGACGAAAAAAAAGTGAGCGATCTAGTCTTAAAACCATATGAAGTTGCTGAAGAAACGGTAACAATGAATAGCGAATCATTTCCGGTCGGCAAATCGGTAACATCGTCGAATTGGGCGGAAATCGTCAAACTTTTGCTGCGCGGGTATGCCGTCGTGTTTACTGCCGATGAAGCGAGTGCTGTTTGTCTTACAGTAAATAGTACGGTTCATCGGAGCATCGAAGAGCCTTCTTCGGAACCGGTTATTCGGGGGCCAAAAGAGGGATTCATCGAAAGGCAGTCAGTGAATGTAGGGTTGTTGCGCAACTATATTCGTAGTTCTCGTTTGAAAATAGAGACCTTCACTGTAGGCGAGATGACGGAAACGAATGTGTTAGTGACTTATATCGAAGGAATTGCCGATGAATCGGTCGTTGATCAGGTACGAGATAAAATCGCTTCTATCCGGATTGACGGTGTATTGGAGAGTGGTTACATCGAGGCATTGATTCAGGACGATCCATTTCCTCTATTTCCAACCGTTCAAATCACGGAACGGCCCGATGTCGTAGCCGGGGGACTATTGGAAGGAAGGGTAGCGATTCTTGTAGATAATACCCCTTTCGTTCTCATTGTTCCAGTTACTTTTTGGAATGGAATGCAGGCAAGCGAAGATTATTATCTACGTTTCCCTATGGCTACTTTCATACGGTGGATCCGATTTGTTTTTATGTTTATCGCTATCTTTGCACCTTCTTTTTTTGTAGCGGTGACCACATACCATCAGGAAATGATACCCACCAGTTTATTGCTGAGCATCGCCTCCGCTCGGGAGCCGGTTCCATTACCGATTATGATAGAAGTCATGCTGATGGAAATTATGTTTGAAGCTTTACGTGAGGCTGGGATTCGCTTACCAAGAACGATAGGACAAACGGTAAGCATCGTTGGAGCGCTAGTCATCGGGCAGGCGGCCGTACAGGCGGGCACTATTTCAGCTCCCACCGTTATCGTCGTATCTACGACAGGTATTGCCGCCTTTGTCATACCGCGATTTAATTTTGCCAATGGGATCCGTTTACTTCGGTTTCCGATCATCTTCTTGGCGGGATCTCTGGGATTATACGGCATAGCCCTCGGTTTTTTAGGGATTTTGCTCCACGTCGTGCATTTGAAATCTTTCGGCGTTCCTTATTTTACACCTTTGGCTCCCTTTTCCCTAAGGGCAATAAAAGATGTGTTATTCCGGTTTCCACGAAAAAATGACGTTGGCATATCCGTTCCCTCTTACGAAAGGGCTACTAAAGCGCCGCAGCGGGAAGGAGGAGAATAG
- a CDS encoding glycoside hydrolase family 2 TIM barrel-domain containing protein, producing the protein MKLTKPSLNWLTDVGVFAVNRLAAHSDHRYYETLEEAEAAAPMSLRHDLNGSWKFNYSVKPADRPELFHQLDYECDSWSQIEVPGHIQLQGYGKPQYVNTMYPWDGHHDIRPPAIPEHDNPVGSYVKYFTLPDHMKGRPIYISFQGVESAFYLWLNGEFVGYSEDSFTPAEFDLTPFLQEGENKLAIEVYQRSTGSWLEDQDFWRFSGIFRDVYLYTIPSIHVRDLFVHTDLDAAYANGNLRADIKLANRQEAAVYLELKDAVGHTVATARSEVSTIEAISLSIDAGQVTPWSAEKPYLYVLYVSVYDHKGKLVEVIPQKVGFRKFEMMNNIMHLNGKRIVFKGVNRHEFNSRRGRAITKEDMLWDIATLKRNNLNAVRTSHYPNQSLWYELCDIYGIYVIDEMNLETHGSWQKMGAVEPSWNIPANKPEWQDIVMDRAISMVERDKNHPSILIWSVGNEAYAGEVLLNVSNYFREKDPSRLVHYEGVFHNRKYNDTSDMESRMYAKPADIEAYLNDNPQKPYISCEYMHAMGNSVGGMHKYTELEQKYAMYQGGFIWDYIDQVIVKKDRYGKEFLAFGGDFGDRATDYNFCTNGIVYADRKVSPKMQEVKFLYQNIKLVPDRQGVKVTNENLFEGTEAYDLLIVLHKEGKEIFRGKRNIDVPAQSEAYVPLELPSADEPGEYVVHASLNLKENNLWADAGHEVSFGQYVFLVENLASSAQPEGSFRVVDGDVNIGVHGRDFSIMFSKQAGSLISLNYAGREMIAIPPAPLFWRATTDNDKGFSLGFDSGAWYAASLTRKCIGVELTKQAGSVTVTFQYKLSISAEVLVTVAYTVYVDGSLNVKSRYEGATGLPKLPIFALSFKVPADYFHLDWYAMGPEENYIDRAFGARLGVFKNDAADNVSGYVVPQESGNRTGVRRVNITNNDGHGIRLTAPAAQPVECNISPFTAFELENAYHHYELPNVHYTVVTVAGRQMGVGGDDSWGAPVHDEYLIKADQDLAFEFNIHRL; encoded by the coding sequence ATGAAATTGACGAAGCCAAGCCTAAACTGGCTTACAGATGTAGGCGTATTTGCTGTGAACCGTCTGGCGGCGCACTCTGATCACCGTTATTACGAAACATTAGAGGAAGCAGAAGCAGCAGCGCCGATGTCGCTGCGGCACGACCTGAACGGCAGTTGGAAATTTAACTATTCCGTGAAGCCTGCTGACCGTCCCGAGTTGTTCCACCAGCTCGATTATGAGTGCGACAGTTGGAGTCAAATTGAAGTGCCTGGACACATTCAATTGCAGGGTTATGGAAAGCCGCAGTATGTAAATACGATGTATCCATGGGATGGACATCACGATATTCGTCCGCCAGCTATTCCGGAACATGATAATCCGGTTGGCAGTTATGTGAAGTACTTCACACTGCCTGATCATATGAAGGGCAGGCCCATCTACATCTCGTTTCAAGGTGTGGAGTCAGCTTTTTACTTGTGGTTGAACGGAGAGTTTGTCGGCTATAGCGAAGACAGCTTCACACCGGCGGAATTCGACCTGACACCATTCCTGCAGGAAGGTGAGAATAAACTTGCTATTGAAGTTTATCAAAGAAGCACAGGCAGCTGGCTGGAAGATCAAGATTTCTGGCGATTCTCAGGTATTTTCCGCGATGTTTATTTATATACCATACCGAGCATTCACGTTCGCGATCTTTTTGTCCATACGGATCTTGATGCCGCTTATGCGAATGGCAACCTACGTGCAGATATCAAGCTTGCTAATAGGCAAGAAGCTGCTGTTTACCTTGAATTAAAGGATGCGGTGGGGCATACTGTTGCGACGGCTCGCTCTGAAGTGTCAACCATCGAAGCTATATCATTGTCTATCGATGCTGGACAAGTTACTCCCTGGAGTGCAGAGAAGCCTTATTTGTATGTTCTATACGTTAGCGTTTATGATCATAAAGGTAAGCTCGTTGAGGTTATTCCCCAGAAGGTTGGCTTCCGTAAATTTGAGATGATGAATAACATCATGCACCTCAATGGCAAACGGATCGTCTTCAAGGGTGTAAACCGTCATGAATTCAACAGTCGCAGGGGACGTGCCATTACGAAGGAAGATATGTTGTGGGATATTGCTACGCTAAAACGCAACAACTTAAATGCCGTCCGGACGTCACATTATCCGAATCAGTCGTTATGGTACGAATTGTGTGACATCTATGGCATCTATGTCATTGATGAGATGAATTTGGAAACGCATGGTTCATGGCAGAAGATGGGCGCAGTAGAGCCGTCTTGGAATATTCCGGCGAATAAGCCGGAATGGCAGGATATCGTGATGGACCGGGCCATTTCGATGGTCGAGCGCGACAAGAACCATCCTTCTATTCTGATCTGGTCGGTCGGTAACGAAGCCTATGCGGGTGAAGTCCTGCTAAACGTGTCGAACTATTTCCGGGAGAAGGATCCAAGTCGACTTGTTCATTATGAAGGGGTTTTTCATAACCGCAAGTATAACGATACGAGCGATATGGAGAGCCGTATGTATGCGAAGCCGGCAGACATTGAAGCCTATTTAAACGATAACCCGCAGAAGCCTTATATAAGCTGCGAGTATATGCACGCGATGGGCAATTCGGTAGGCGGCATGCATAAATATACAGAACTTGAACAGAAATATGCCATGTATCAAGGTGGCTTTATCTGGGATTATATCGATCAAGTAATCGTCAAGAAAGATCGTTATGGCAAAGAGTTTCTCGCATTCGGCGGAGATTTCGGCGATCGGGCCACGGATTATAATTTCTGCACGAATGGTATCGTTTATGCGGACCGCAAGGTGTCACCTAAGATGCAGGAAGTGAAATTCCTCTACCAGAACATCAAACTCGTGCCGGATCGCCAAGGTGTGAAGGTGACGAATGAGAACCTGTTCGAAGGTACGGAGGCCTATGATCTGCTAATTGTCCTTCATAAAGAAGGCAAGGAGATATTCCGAGGCAAGAGAAATATCGACGTTCCGGCGCAAAGCGAGGCTTATGTGCCGCTTGAGCTGCCGTCTGCTGATGAACCAGGTGAGTATGTTGTACATGCGTCGCTCAATTTAAAGGAGAACAACCTATGGGCTGATGCCGGACATGAGGTTTCATTCGGGCAGTACGTATTTCTGGTTGAGAATCTGGCTTCGTCTGCACAACCTGAAGGATCATTCAGAGTCGTGGATGGCGATGTAAACATAGGGGTTCATGGACGAGATTTTAGTATTATGTTCTCGAAGCAGGCGGGAAGCCTGATTTCACTGAACTATGCCGGCCGAGAGATGATCGCCATTCCGCCAGCGCCGTTATTCTGGCGTGCGACAACGGATAATGATAAAGGATTCTCGCTTGGCTTTGACTCGGGTGCTTGGTACGCGGCCAGCTTAACGCGCAAATGCATCGGCGTCGAATTGACGAAGCAAGCGGGAAGCGTAACAGTAACGTTTCAATACAAGCTTAGCATCAGCGCGGAGGTTCTAGTGACGGTTGCATACACGGTGTATGTCGACGGCAGTTTGAACGTCAAATCTCGCTACGAGGGAGCAACAGGTCTTCCGAAACTGCCGATATTCGCGTTGTCGTTCAAGGTTCCAGCTGATTATTTCCATTTGGATTGGTACGCGATGGGGCCTGAGGAGAACTATATCGATCGTGCCTTTGGAGCAAGGCTCGGGGTGTTCAAGAATGACGCTGCGGATAATGTGTCTGGCTATGTCGTGCCGCAAGAGTCGGGGAACCGCACAGGCGTCCGCCGTGTGAACATTACGAACAACGATGGCCACGGTATTCGGTTAACCGCACCAGCTGCTCAGCCGGTGGAATGTAATATTTCGCCGTTTACGGCGTTCGAGTTGGAAAATGCCTACCATCATTACGAGCTGCCGAACGTTCATTACACGGTCGTCACAGTAGCGGGTAGACAGATGGGTGTTGGTGGTGACGACAGCTGGGGCGCGCCGGTACATGATGAGTATCTGATCAAAGCCGATCAAGACCTAGCGTTTGAATTTAATATTCACCGGCTATGA